One genomic segment of Marinitoga piezophila KA3 includes these proteins:
- a CDS encoding BMP family ABC transporter substrate-binding protein, translating to MKKLLVILMVVLLGITLFGKVKVALLINGTLGDKSFFDSAARGVKWAEEKLGVEAKIIEMSYNPTEWEPTLEDISDLGEYDLIIVGTWQMVELLQRIAPMYPDQKYIIYDDAVDYSQGNLDNVYSITYKQNEGSFLAGAMAAMVSKSDKFKYSLPDKKIIGFLGGMDIPVINDFLVGYIEGAKYIDPDMKVLISYVGVWNDPAKGKEFTLSMYRQGADVVFAVAGETGNGVLAAAKDMDRWAIGVDSDMQLLYEEKDMDIVKHTITSMLKNVDYSLYKSIEMFIEGKLPFGKAEAWGLKEKGVGLADNKYFQQVMSVDPWILIKLKDIELGIIRGDIKVPTAYGMSNEELNKIRNSVRP from the coding sequence ATGAAAAAGTTATTGGTTATTTTAATGGTTGTATTGCTTGGTATTACCTTATTTGGTAAGGTAAAGGTTGCGTTGTTAATTAATGGTACTCTTGGAGACAAATCATTCTTTGACTCAGCAGCAAGAGGAGTAAAATGGGCAGAAGAAAAATTAGGTGTAGAAGCAAAGATTATTGAAATGAGTTATAATCCAACAGAATGGGAACCTACATTGGAAGATATTTCTGATCTTGGAGAATATGATTTAATTATTGTTGGAACATGGCAAATGGTTGAATTATTACAGAGAATAGCTCCAATGTATCCTGATCAAAAATATATAATTTATGATGATGCAGTAGATTATTCACAGGGAAATCTTGATAATGTATATTCCATCACATATAAACAGAACGAAGGTTCATTTTTAGCTGGTGCAATGGCTGCAATGGTTTCAAAATCAGATAAATTTAAATATTCATTACCAGATAAAAAGATAATAGGTTTTCTTGGCGGTATGGATATACCTGTTATTAATGACTTTTTAGTAGGTTATATTGAAGGTGCAAAATATATTGATCCAGATATGAAAGTATTAATTTCATATGTAGGTGTATGGAATGATCCGGCAAAAGGTAAAGAATTTACATTGTCCATGTACAGGCAGGGGGCAGATGTTGTATTTGCAGTAGCAGGTGAAACAGGAAATGGCGTTTTGGCAGCAGCAAAGGATATGGACAGATGGGCAATTGGAGTTGACTCAGATATGCAATTATTATATGAAGAAAAAGATATGGATATAGTAAAACATACAATAACATCAATGCTTAAAAACGTAGATTATTCTTTATATAAATCAATAGAAATGTTCATAGAAGGGAAATTACCTTTCGGAAAGGCTGAAGCATGGGGATTAAAGGAAAAAGGTGTAGGACTTGCCGATAACAAGTATTTCCAGCAGGTTATGTCTGTAGATCCATGGATATTAATAAAATTAAAGGACATTGAACTTGGAATTATCAGAGGAGATATAAAGGTTCCAACTGCATATGGAATGAGCAATGAAGAGTTAAACAAAATTAGAAATTCTGTAAGACCATAA
- a CDS encoding ABC transporter ATP-binding protein — translation MSEYVLEMRNIWKVYPNGVTANKGVDLKVKKGEIHALLGENGAGKSTLMKILFGFERATEGEIYYNGEKLENHTADKAIELGIGMVHQHFMLVPSLTVVENVVLGMEPTKGFSIDLKKATEFVEKEMNKYGLPVPLHEKVKDISVGMKQRVEIIKTLVRGADLIILDEPTAVLTPQETVELFKALKNLTAAGKTVIFITHKLNEVKEIADRITVLRRGKTVGEAEVKNITEKDMSRMMVGRDVDLNIEKKPAQPGNVVLEVKNLHFTRNDGVKMLKGVSLALREGEILGIAGVEGNGQTELVDIITGMEKPEDGEIFVFGKNMKDSDNPHEFRKAGMSFIPADRMIWGASKEDTIEENLISDRFYKEPFSKRGVLSYKAITENAKKMIKEFDIRTDGPKTAVKMLSGGNIQKVVVAREFTANSKIIIADQPTRGIDIAAADFIRRRLVKERDNGVGVLLVSADLTELLETSDRIVVMYHGEIVAKFDDVSQLTETILGEYMLGIKKMSAEEMGDKS, via the coding sequence ATGAGTGAATATGTCCTTGAAATGAGAAATATATGGAAGGTATATCCCAATGGAGTTACTGCAAATAAAGGAGTAGATTTAAAGGTTAAAAAAGGCGAAATTCACGCATTGCTTGGTGAAAATGGAGCAGGAAAAAGTACATTAATGAAGATATTATTTGGTTTTGAAAGAGCTACAGAAGGCGAAATATATTATAATGGTGAAAAATTGGAGAATCATACCGCAGATAAAGCCATTGAATTGGGAATTGGTATGGTTCATCAGCATTTTATGCTTGTTCCTTCTTTGACAGTTGTGGAAAATGTAGTTCTTGGAATGGAACCCACAAAAGGTTTTTCAATAGATTTAAAAAAAGCTACAGAATTTGTTGAAAAGGAAATGAACAAATATGGATTACCTGTACCTTTGCATGAAAAGGTAAAGGATATCAGTGTAGGTATGAAACAAAGGGTTGAAATTATAAAAACTCTCGTTCGTGGAGCAGATTTAATTATTCTTGACGAGCCAACAGCTGTATTAACTCCACAGGAAACTGTGGAATTATTTAAAGCGTTGAAGAATCTTACTGCTGCCGGGAAAACTGTAATTTTCATTACTCATAAATTAAATGAAGTTAAGGAAATTGCTGATAGAATTACTGTTTTAAGAAGAGGTAAAACAGTAGGAGAGGCAGAAGTAAAGAATATAACCGAAAAAGATATGTCAAGAATGATGGTTGGTAGAGATGTGGATTTGAATATAGAAAAGAAACCTGCACAACCAGGAAATGTTGTTTTAGAAGTGAAAAATCTTCACTTTACAAGAAATGACGGAGTAAAGATGTTAAAAGGTGTATCTCTCGCTTTGCGTGAAGGTGAAATTCTTGGTATAGCCGGTGTAGAAGGAAACGGTCAAACAGAATTAGTTGATATAATCACCGGTATGGAAAAACCTGAAGATGGAGAAATCTTCGTCTTCGGAAAAAATATGAAAGATAGCGATAATCCACATGAATTTAGAAAAGCTGGTATGAGTTTTATACCTGCAGACAGAATGATTTGGGGAGCTTCAAAAGAGGATACAATAGAGGAAAATCTTATAAGCGACAGATTCTATAAAGAACCATTTTCCAAACGAGGAGTATTATCGTATAAAGCAATAACAGAAAATGCAAAAAAAATGATAAAGGAGTTTGATATTAGAACAGACGGCCCTAAAACTGCTGTAAAAATGCTTTCAGGAGGAAATATCCAGAAAGTTGTTGTAGCAAGGGAATTTACTGCAAATTCAAAGATTATTATAGCTGATCAACCTACAAGGGGTATTGATATAGCAGCTGCAGACTTTATAAGAAGACGACTTGTAAAAGAAAGAGATAACGGTGTGGGTGTTCTTCTTGTTTCCGCAGATTTAACAGAATTACTTGAAACTTCGGATAGAATAGTGGTTATGTATCATGGTGAAATAGTGGCAAAATTTGATGATGTATCACAACTTACAGAAACAATACTTGGTGAGTATATGCTTGGTATAAAAAAGATGTCAGCAGAAGAAATGGGTGATAAATCATGA